The following are encoded together in the Plasmodium brasilianum strain Bolivian I chromosome 10, whole genome shotgun sequence genome:
- a CDS encoding structural maintenance of chromosomes protein 6, translating to MYYSDSSNSTLLNNHNVYGKSEHVDYVEGENTKKKRKRNEANGMVRKNRNEANGVVRKNRNEANGVVRKNRDKENSIVRKNRDKENSIVRKNRDKENSIVRKNRDKENGVVTRRHHEIEGKNEVDLFMNSSTSNYEKTSVSSPSRDDHFEKKRCAKNDEIKVSSTNFKQLKGKNRKKNFNKTIKRSNNTEDGVMGKKHDEVNISNEEESSRSSFGNDKKERSAKGGATDEAVGTDEVDEMAEADGADGADEVDEMAEADGADGADGTDEVDEMAEAGGANEPGNGKDFTKGCANRKGAQNADQNYFDFSNLKDADVKSFYGSTGKIIKLRIRNFLNHENLELSFNSSKNIIIGKNGKGKSAIAQAVAVGLGSQGKQAGRDISLANYIKDYDKNKKNLVCNIEIFLSNSGKNSYKRDIYGDIVVIKRVFTSHSSKFFLYGLRQGRNNVSHSETVTTNMTSNFCTNTNTENMDKRISSNVSTHSRGVEDSSNGRNAVANNSSSEEYPMRQARKKAYIDNYLNVIKLNIRSPCVYLDQEKGKQFFSTINEKALHKFFMSSVGLNIVEDEIEKENEMLQNCLKEIKQKEILLCPLEEELKNMKEKNDMLRDEFDKLKYYDKGYKIAIFYDLLKNTILMFNEYLKAENFKNEKVINSIQNKMNTLVEQSEYLKEVVKLVIEKDTFAYNFIKKNQDKMIKYNEMVKELISIKDRYTKRKDEIVNYVSSFEKAKDNKKLLRDHLNKYKDEIKDIKQKIKIQTDKEIELQIEINKRENSIYEMEYQVSKCQNSVELINKQINVITAHLNKIQKIKNNQIKKKMYIYGYDIYTVRKDIIKNYNVYNESDRSSFLPSLDAQPNLANLAMDGIHGSSSYDCHFKYEPIGPVGEYIKLRGNIENEKILSIIEKHLGDLFYAWLVSCYEDKNILTNIEIENKNKFSIIVTNAFQHVRRDSLLQNIQSLLSKINGNSIYSFLNIDLLPTSLLFYLYDNFKIVQTLICNNSTELQELLRTNDKKIVKSIYVIDDFVLVKVLANGGLHYQPAKEEYYRNPIFLNRPFNENNLYDESNDSHLPTQNDAFVNVPAGDSVSIAQFTSINTAADTRAADSSPINNNEKNGTHKTNEEELKELEKEKEEMDEEILRTSKKILSYKNIIESLNESLKKCKFAQDELKYQLQNIDELMENHDSIFSEQLDLEIKEKNKDIYNINESVNSIDEYIRVLEGKKRNALDTCSLHKYLISHHSEYLKKKKEQLTQLIEEYYNLKEVLIKLEKDKKKNEEVATRSKKSFLLSLNKLHNVYFECLTSNFLLDDIFLESPFLILKGRNSTTTITNIAIRRTHFGEDASNVDKVGECNCSDNNSPLEGRSGNELTESGCSVKVTFTTESLNKSLCGNEIIQAEVPLSSLSSFNKLFLLSGNDENIMKSKENASLNKSPNLYSNNKNMGMEIKDIKKLEMYIENIMNNNGRVDNKSSCDNIISSNKILFDEDKIEISSYEKYSDILWKKRCEKKKEIIEILKVNGFKEIDNTDNSLKNYFDSLIEQYTNDEKGYIAQMKQINELKNNYDMHLSNIKLRRSKFSTILKKTKEQITVHFKNILKSMNNYKGKIEFDDLNRHVKVLVSINQDISNNIFMEINSLSGGERSTIQMALLASLSLTETSSFHIFDELDVYMDELTRVKNMQQFCEFIERNNDKQYFFITPHIEITELFLGDAKEKKAKILNLS from the coding sequence atgtattattctGACTCAAGTAACTCgacattattaaataatcatAACGTGTACGGAAAAAGTGAGCATGTGGATTATGTTGAAGGTGagaacacaaaaaaaaagcgaaaaaGGAATGAAGCGAATGGTATGGTTAGAAAGAACCGAAATGAAGCGAATGGTGTGGTTAGAAAGAACCGAAATGAAGCGAATGGTGTGGTTAGAAAGAACCGAGATAAAGAAAATAGTATAGTTAGAAAGAACCGAGATAAAGAAAATAGTATAGTTAGAAAGAACCGAGATAAAGAAAATAGTATAGTTAGAAAGAACCGAGATAAAGAGAATGGAGTCGTCACAAGGAGGCACCATGAAATAGAAGGTAAAAATGAAGTAGATTTATTCATGAATAGCAGTACAAGTAACTATGAAAAAACGAGTGTTTCCTCCCCATCTCGTGATGaccattttgaaaaaaaaaggtgcgCAAAGAATGACGAAATAAAAGTTAGTAGTACAAATTTTAAGCAgttaaaagggaaaaatagaaaaaagaattttaacaAAACGATAAAGCGGAGTAATAACACGGAGGATGGTGTTATGGGGAAGAAACACGATGAAGTAAATATATCCAATGAGGAAGAAAGCAGCAGAAGTTCGTTTGGTAATGATAAAAAGGAGAGGAGTGCAAAGGGGGGTGCAACGGATGAAGCGGTTGGAACAGATGAAGTAGATGAAATGGCGGAAGCAGATGGAGCAGATGGAGCAGATGAAGTGGATGAAATGGCGGAAGCAGATGGAGCAGATGGAGCAGATGGAACAGATGAAGTGGATGAAATGGCGGAAGCAGGTGGAGCGAATGAACCGGGAAATGGAAAGGACTTCACGAAAGGCTGTGCAAATCGGAAAGGGGCACAGAACGCTGATCAAAACTATTTCGACTTTAGTAACTTGAAAGACGCGGACGTTAAAAGCTTTTACGGAAGCACgggaaaaattataaagctTAGAATTCGTAATTTTTTGAATCATGAAAATTTAGAGTTATCTTTTAATTCGagtaagaatataataattggGAAAAATGGGAAAGGAAAAAGTGCAATAGCCCAAGCAGTAGCAGTAGGATTAGGAAGTCAAGGGAAGCAAGCTGGTAGAGATATCAGCTTagcaaattatataaaagattatgataaaaataaaaagaatctTGTATgtaatatagaaatatttttatcaaattcGGGAAAAAATTCCTATAAAAGGGATATTTATGGTGATATAGTAGTAATCAAGAGGGTCTTTACCTCCCACTCAAGcaagttttttttatatggaCTACGGCAAGGTAGAAATAATGTGTCCCACTCGGAGACAGTAACTACAAATATGACTTCTAATTTTTGTACCAATACAAATACGGAAAACATGGACAAACGGATCAGTAGCAATGTTAGTACTCACAGTAGGGGAGTCGAAGATAGTAGTAACGGTAGAAATGCCGTTGCTAATAACAGTAGCAGTGAAGAATATCCAATGAGACAGGCACGGAAAAAGGCGTATATAGACAACTACCTAAATGTTATCAAGCTGAACATAAGAAGCCCATGTGTGTATTTGGACCAAGAAAAGGGAAAGCAATTTTTCAGTACAATCAATGAGAAAgcattacataaattttttatgagtTCAGTAGGATTAAATATTGTTGAAGacgaaatagaaaaagagaaTGAAATGCTACAGAATTGtttaaaggaaataaaacaaaaggaaatattattatgtccATTGGAAGAGgaactaaaaaatatgaaagaaaaaaatgatatgttAAGAGACGAATTTGATAAATTGAAATATTATGACAAAGGTTACAAAATAGcaatattttatgatttattaaaaaatactattCTAATGTTTAATGAATATCTAAAAgcagaaaattttaaaaatgaaaaagtcaTTAAtagtatacaaaataaaatgaacacACTAGTAGAACAGAGTGAATACCTTAAGGAGGTAGTAAAGCTTGTTATTGAAAAGGACACGTttgcatataattttataaaaaaaaatcaagataaaatgataaaatataacgaAATGGTTAAAGAATTAATTAGTATAAAGGACAGATATACAAAACGGAAAGACGAAATTGTAAATTATGTGAGCTCTTttgaaaaagcaaaagatAACAAGAAATTGTTGAGAGACCATTTGAATAAGTATAAAgatgaaataaaagatataaaacaaaaaataaaaatacaaacagATAAAGAAATAGAGTTACAAAtcgaaataaataaaagagaaaattccATTTATGAAATGGAATATCAAGTAAGCAAATGTCAAAACAGTGTAGAGCTTATCAACAAACAGATTAATGTTATTACTGCTCATCTGAacaaaattcaaaaaataaaaaacaatcaaattaaaaaaaaaatgtatatatatggatacgATATTTATACAGTAAGAAaagatattattaaaaattataacgtCTATAATGAGTCCGACAGGAGCTCCTTTCTCCCCTCTCTGGATGCCCAACCAAATTTGGCAAATTTGGCAATGGATGGTATTCATGGGAGCAGTAGTTATGACTgtcattttaaatatgaacCCATAGGACCAGTAggtgaatatattaaattaaggggaaatattgaaaatgaaaaaatactttCAATTATTGAAAAACATCTGGGGGATCTTTTCTATGCATGGTTAGTCAGTTGCTACGAAGATAAGAATATATTGACAAATATAGAAatagaaaacaaaaacaaatttagCATCATAGTTACTAATGCATTTCAACATGTTAGAAGAGACTCGTTATTACAGAATATTCAATCTTTACTTAGTAAAATTAATGGAAATAgtatttattcctttttaaatattgatTTATTACCTACCTCATTATTGTTCTATTTATATGATAACTTTAAAATAGTTCAAACcttaatatgtaataattctACAGAATTACAAGAGTTACTACGTACGAATGATaagaaaattgtaaaatCAATATATGTAATTGATGACTTTGTTTTAGTAAAGGTTCTTGCCAATGGAGGGTTACACTATCAGCCAGCAAAAGAAGAGTATTACAGGAAccctatttttttaaatcgtccatttaatgaaaataatttgtacGATGAATCAAATGATAGTCACCTGCCCACACAGAACGACGCATTCGTTAATGTGCCAGCTGGTGATTCAGTGTCTATCGCACAATTCACATCTATTAATACTGCCGCTGATACTAGAGCGGCTGATAGCAGTccaattaataataatgaaaaaaatggaacaCATAAGACGAATGAAGAGGAGCTGAAAGAgctagaaaaagaaaaagaagaaatggaCGAGGAAATATTAAGGACGtccaaaaaaattttgtcatataaaaatataatagagAGTTTAAATGAATCATTAAAGAAGTGCAAATTCGCCCAGGACGAACTAAAATATCAGTTACAAAATATTGACGAGTTAATGGAAAATCATGATAGTATATTTTCGGAACAATTAGATTTagaaattaaagaaaaaaataaagatatatataacattaatgAGAGTGTCAACAGTATTGATGAATACATACGTGTACTTGagggaaagaaaagaaaCGCTTTAGATACATGCTCACTAcacaaatatttaatatcacACCATAGcgaatatttgaaaaaaaagaaagaacaaCTCACACAATTAATAGAAGAATATTACAATTTAAAGGAAGTCCTAATTAAGTtagaaaaagataagaagaaaaatgagGAAGTTGCCACGAGAAGTAAAAAGAGTTTTCTCTTATCTTTGAACAAACTGCATAACGTATATTTTGAGTGCCTAACGAGCAATTTTTTGCTcgatgatatatttttagaaagtccttttttaattctaaaaGGGAGAAACTCAACTACTACTATAACGAATATTGCGATAAGGAGGACTCACTTTGGAGAGGATGCTAGTAATGTGGATAAAGTGGGTGAGTGTAATTGTAGTGATAATAACAGTCCTCTTGAGGGAAGGAGTGGAAATGAATTAACTGAAAGTGGTTGCTCCGTGAAGGTTACATTCACTACAGAAAGTCTGAACAAGAGTTTATGCGGAAACGAAATAATCCAAGCAGAGGTCCCCTTGTCATCATTAAGTTCGTTCAACAAACTTTTTTTACTGTCAggaaatgatgaaaatataatgaaaagtaaagaaaatgctagtttaaataaaagccccaatttatatagtaataataaaaatatgggaATGGAAATAAAAGATATCAAAAAGTTAGAAAtgtatattgaaaatattatgaacaataaTGGGAGGGTAGACAATAAATCGTCTtgtgataatattatttcaagTAATAAAATCCTTTTTGATGAGGATAAAATTGAGATATCATCGTATGAGAAATATTCAGATatattatggaaaaaaagatgtgaaaaaaaaaaagaaataatagaaatactTAAAGTAAATGGTTTCAAAGAAATTGACAATACAGATAATtcattgaaaaattattttgatagTCTAATAGAACAATACacaaatgatgaaaaagGTTATATTGCAcaaatgaaacaaataaatgaattaaaaaataattatgatatgcatttatcaaatataaaaCTTCGAAGATCCAAATTTTCaacaattttgaaaaaaaccAAAGAACAAATCACagtacattttaaaaatattttaaaaagtatgaaCAATTATAAAGGGAAGATTGAATTTGATGATCTTAATAGACATGTAAAAGTCCTTGTTTCAATTAATCAAgatatttctaataatatttttatggaaATAAATTCCTTATCTGGGGGTGAAAGGTCAACAATACAAATGGCACTCTTAGCCTCCTTATCCCTTACAGAAACGTCatcttttcatattttcgATGAACTCGACGTGTACATGGATGAACTCACCCGCGTTAAAAA
- a CDS encoding acyl-CoA synthetase — protein sequence MFTSTNELIYAVKVSEPSNKDSTGVYRNPKYKNKLIENYDENPISNMWDMFNETTKKFRDRDCLGTRIRVNNKLGPYKWKTYEEVRELIVIIGSGLINTNACPVIRCDDSRVTRARFLGFYLPNCEEWNICDLSCSAFNIVTVPLYDSLGIESSRFILEQTLMQTILCNKTCVLNLFKSLETCERIYLKKIILVEREVDEEIKKACEKYQLEIITWDYLLKEGNKKILEPRPGNINDVATICYTSGTTGYPKGVIMTNKNFVAQLVSSITGPSKLPILEINEKDTHISYLPLAHIYERIMILVYFAQGVRTGYYSGNVQTLIEDIQELKPTLFISVPRLYNRIHERIFNSLKKKSSIVQSLFNKGVEHKVKKLNSNGVPFHFLWDKLIFNKAKKILGGNIRAMLNGSAPISADVVKKLKSVFCVPILEGYGMTETLGPAFISHTTDINVGHIGGPVPCVEYKVVSVPEMNYLVTDDPPRGELHLRGPAICNLGYFKLEKETNELIDKDGWIRTGDIVSFSENFSVTIIDRKKNIFKLSQGEYIAVEKIESTYKQSLFISQIFVFGYSYESVLICIICPSTDTMEIWKNNKKLKKTDAEIVQLPEFKNDVLEDLIRIGKNDGLKGYEQIKDIYFALEPFTIENDLLTPTGKIKRHAVHKKVRRVSGTRGIGNTGNTGNTGSTGNTGSTGNTGNTGSTGNTGNTGNTGNTGNTGNTGNTGNTGSTGNTGNTGNTGNTGSTGNTGNTGNTGNTGNTGNTGNTGNTGNTGNTGNTGNTGNTGNTVLAILVILAILAILAVLAILVILAILAILAILAILAILAILAILAILAILAILAILAILVVLAELTVLSVFSAPW from the exons ATGTTTACATCAACaaatgaattaatttatGCAGTGAAGGTTAGTGAACCGTCGAATAAGGACTCAACAGGAGTTTATCGAAATcctaaatataaaaataaattaatagaaaattatGATGAGAATCCTATAAGTAATATGTGGGATATGTTTAATGAGACAACGAAAAAGTTTAGGGATAGAGATTGTTTAGGTACACGAATAAGAGTGAACAATAAATTGGGTCCATATAAATGGAAAACATATGAAGAAGTAAGAGAATTAATTGTTATAATAGGATCAGgattaataaatacaaatgcATGCCCTGTAATTAGATGTGATGATTCTAGGGTAACTAGAGCAAGGTTTTTAGGTTTTTATTTGCCTAATTGTGAAGAATGGAATATATGCGATTTAAGTTGTAGTGCATTTAATATTGTAACGGTGCCATTATATGATTCTTTAGGTATAGAATCAAGTAGATTTATTTTAGAACAAACATTAATGCAAACAATTCTGTGTAATAAAACTTgtgttttaaatttatttaaatcgTTAGAAACATGtgaaagaatatatttaaaaaaaataatattagtagAAAGAGAAGTAGATGAAGAGATAAAAAAAGCATGTGAAAAATATCAATTAGAGATAATAACATGGGattatttgttaaaagaaggaaataaaaaaattttagaacCACGTCCaggaaatataaatgatgtGGCTACCATTTGTTATACATCAGGTACAACAGGATATCCTAAGGGAGTTATAATGACAAATAAGAATTTTGTAGCTCAGTTAGTGTCCTCTATTACAGGACCATCAAAATTGCCAATATtggaaataaatgaaaaggataCACATATATCTTATTTGCCTTTAgctcatatatatgaaagaattatgattttagtatattttgCACAAGGTGTGAGGACTGGTTATTATTCTGGCAATGTACAAACTTTAATTGAAGATATACAAGAATTGAAACCCACTTTATTTATTAGTGTACCAAGATTGTACAATCGAATACATGAAAGGATATTTaactctttaaaaaaaaaatcgtcCATTGTTCAAtccttatttaataaaggGGTAGAACATAAGGTGAAGAAGTTAAATTCTAATGGtgttccttttcattttttatgggataaattaatttttaataaagcaaaaaaaattttaggaGGAAATATAAGAGCAATGTTAAATGGTTCTGCACCTATAAGTGCAGATGTggttaaaaaattgaaatctGTTTTTTGTGTTCCTATATTAGAAGGATATGGAATGACAGAAACATTAGGACCTGCTTTTATAAGTCATACAACAGATATCAATGTAGGTCATATTGGTGGTCCTGTGCCATGTGTTGAATATAAAGTTGTATCAGTACCGGAAATGAATTATCTTGTTACTGATGACCCACCAAGGGGAGAATTACATTTAAGAGGACCTGCTATTTGTAATTTAGGTTATTTcaaattagaaaaagaaacaaatgaATTAATTGATAAAGATGGATGGATCAGAACAGGTGATATTGTATCTTTTAGTGAAAATTTTTCAGTTACAATTATtgataggaaaaaaaatatttttaaattatcccAAGGTGAATATATTGCTgttgaaaaaattgaatcTACATATAAACAGTCTTTGTTCATTAGTCAGATTTTTGTGTTTGGTTATTCATATGAATCTGTACTCATTTGTATTATATGCCCATCTACGGATACTATGGAAATTTGGAAGAATAacaagaaattaaaaaaaactgaTGCCGAAATTGTGCAATTACcagaatttaaaaatgatgtTCTTGAGGATCTAATTAGGATTGGAAAAAATGATGGCCTTAAAGgatatgaacaaataaaagatatttattttgcCTTAGAACCATTCACTATAGAGAACGATCTACTTACACCGACAGGAAAGATTAAGAGGCACGCCGTGCACAAGAA GGTTAGGCGTGTTAGCGGTACTAGGGGCATTGGCAATACTGGTAATACTGGTAATACTGGCAGTACTGGCAATACTGGCAGTACTGGCAATACTGGTAATACTGGCAGTACTGGCAATACTGGTAATACTGGCAATACTGGCAATACTGGCAATACTGGCAATACTGGCAATACTGGCAATACTGGCAGTACTGGCAATACTGGTAATACTGGCAATACTGGCAATACTGGCAGTACTGGCAATACTGGTAATACTGGCAATACTGGCAATACTGGCAATACTGGCAATACTGGCAATACTGGCAATACTGGCAATACTGGCAATACTGGCAATACTGGCAATACTGGCAATACTGGCAATACAGTACTGGCAATACTGGTAATACTGGCAATACTGGCAATACTGGCAGTACTGGCAATACTGGTAATACTGGCAATACTGGCAATACTGGCAATACTGGCAATACTGGCAATACTGGCAATACTGGCAATACTGGCAATACTGGCAATACTGGCAATACTGGCAATACTGGCAATACTGGTAGTACTGGCAGAATTGACCGTATTGTCTGTTTTTAGCGCTCCGTGGTGA
- a CDS encoding zinc finger protein, translating to MLAKNVNNQSPLVVTQIPRKKQFYKTKMCPWFFSGRCDRGVDCLFAHSQEELNPIPDLSFTSLCPLAKKAGSCKNENCSYAHSVCELRPTGDLYKTAPCTKFLRGKCNAEAHCRHAHYIQELRPLPGNLSPSQNAINLMLAAPMSNALQKVEKKKNNNNNNNNNNNNNNNNNNNNNYNNNNNNINNSNNNNNSNNNNNNNSNNNNSNNNNNNNSSNNNSSNNNSSSNSSGSKRNVNSNSSSSRNSVNSSNNMNNNINNNSNSRSNRSNNNGNINNSNNHFVEESKKSNNMLKQSNNNMMCNFPLHNSTNNRFRKNLSKNASADNSISGNVSRNVSRNVSGNMNGQMNGQMNGQMNGQMNGQMNGQMNGQLNGQLNGQLNGQMDGQMNGQMNGQMNDLVGGHVNGSMNGIVVGNVNGNMQDSVNSNSCVTNSMNIINNNYQKSSSYPNNLYALLKSKESNEECNNNSTTTLNSVNFKNYILNNNNNEFENSNDMLSTFNIRNLQNMYTKSHEVNSGTYKSLNELITQDVNINCAMNGNVNCSLNGIITNNMNNCIANSMVKNRNNNDICIGSGLGCNSGNGSGKHYNLSKSKKKEALNNHYCSYSTKEESNLLPVIRLSSNSSKEYVSNNEGSNNILVNTIDHMELTAQDSALKVIEDDNEKLNTTDINNFLKLLHISNTNGYNDQHFLFNDEYTNTTSNCGHNNSLLTNHANNRAMSNSYSNSNSNSNNNSNNNSDHMLYEPYKTLPLTRNNLKHQPSMMEDQSYMRQEHFYVRNNGHSNMNNNVNNSMNNSMNNSMNNSMNNSMNSSMNSSMNSSMNNSMSNSNSNMELINSGQINNTRKYNNDPDDNVKNIYKLSNNPLISCSNFWNYPEDELATTASKIVQNVEIFDY from the coding sequence ATGCTGGCAAAGAACGTAAATAATCAGTCCCCATTGGTAGTAACTCAAATACCAAGGAAGAAGCAATTTTATAAGACAAAGATGTGTCCATGGTTTTTTTCAGGGAGGTGTGATAGAGGAGTAGATTGCTTATTTGCTCATTCACAAGAAGAACTAAATCCAATACCAGACTTATCATTTACTAGTTTATGCCCTTTAGCAAAAAAAGCAGGATcatgtaaaaatgaaaattgtaGTTATGCCCATTCTGTTTGTGAATTAAGACCAACAGGAGATTTATACAAAACTGCTCCTTGTACCAAATTTTTGAGGGGGAAATGTAATGCCGAAGCACATTGTAGACATGCACATTATATTCAAGAGTTAAGACCATTACCTGGTAATTTATCTCCTTCCCAAAATGCTATTAATCTTATGTTAGCGGCCCCTATGTCGAACGCTTTACAGAaggttgaaaaaaaaaaaaataataataataacaacaataataataacaacaataataataacaataataataataataattataataataataataataatattaataatagtaataataataataatagtaataataataataataataatagtaataataataatagtaataataataataataataatagtagtaataataatagtagtaataataatagtagcagCAATAGTAGTGGAAGTAAAAGAAACGTTAATAGcaatagcagtagtagcagaAACAGTGTCAACAGTAGCAACAATatgaacaataatataaacaataataGCAACAGCAGAAGCAACAGAAGCAACAACAATGGCAACatcaataatagtaataatcaTTTTGTAGAGGAGAGTAAGAAGAGTAACAACATGTTGAAGCAATCCAACAATAACATGATGTGCAATTTTCCCCTACACAATAGCACAAACAATAGATTTAGAAAAAACTTGAGCAAAAACGCCAGTGCAGATAATAGTATCAGCGGAAATGTTAGCAGGAATGTTAGTAGGAATGTTAGCGGTAATATGAATGGACAGATGAATGGACAGATGAATGGACAGATGAATGGACAGATGAATGGACAGATGAATGGACAGATGAATGGACAGTTGAATGGACAGTTGAATGGACAACTGAATGGACAGATGGACGGCCAGATGAATGGACAGATGAATGGACAGATGAACGACCTTGTTGGAGGTCATGTGAACGGCAGTATGAATGGTATTGTTGTTGGAAATGTTAATGGCAACATGCAAGATAGTGTAAACAGTAATAGTTGTGTAACTAATAGtatgaatattattaacaataattaCCAGAAGAGCTCGTCATACCCGAACAATTTATATGCTTTATTAAAGAGTAAAGAGAGCAACGAagaatgtaataataatagtactaCTACTCTTAATAGTGTGAACtttaagaattatattttgaacaataataataatgagttTGAAAATAGCAATGATATGTTGAGCACATTTAATATAAGAAATCTACAGAATATGTACACGAAATCGCATGAAGTTAACAGCGGAACGTACAAGTCTCTTAACGAGTTGATCACACAGGATGTAAATATTAACTGTGCCATGAATGGAAATGTAAATTGCAGTTTGAATGgaattattactaataaCATGAACAATTGTATAGCGAACAGTATGGTGAAAAATaggaataataatgatatttgTATTGGAAGTGGCCTTGGCTGTAATAGTGGAAATGGCAGTGGCAAGCACTACAATTTAAGCAAGTCAAAGAAGAAAGAGGCATTGAATAATCATTATTGTTCTTACTCAACGAAAGAAGAATCGAATTTATTACCAGTAATCAGGTTATCGAGTAATTCATCAAAAGAATATGTATCAAATAATGAAGggagtaataatattttagttaATACAATAGACCATATGGAGCTTACTGCGCAAGATAGTGCTTTAAAAGTAATTGAAgatgataatgaaaaattgaatacaactgatattaataatttcttgaaattattacatatatcaaACACAAATGGTTATAATGATCaacactttttatttaatgatgaatatacaaatacgACATCAAATTGTGGACATAACAATAGCCTTTTAACTAATCATGCAAATAACCGTGCTATGAGTAATAGTTATAGcaacagtaacagtaacagtaacaataacagtaacaataatagtgACCATATGTTGTATGAACCGTACAAGACTCTACCCCTGACCAGAAACAACTTAAAACACCAGCCAAGTATGATGGAAGACCAATCGTATATGCGACAGGAACATTTCTATGTGCGTAATAATGGGCATAGTAATATGAATAACAATGTGAACAATAGTATGAACAATAGTATGAACAATAGTATGAACAATAGTATGAACAATAGTATGAACAGTAGTATGAACAGTAGTATGAACAGTAGTATGAATAATAGTATgagtaatagtaacagtaatatGGAACTCATAAATAGTGGtcaaattaataatacaagGAAGTATAACAACGACCCAGATGACaacgtaaaaaatatttataaacttAGCAATAACCCATTAATTAGTTGTTCAAATTTCTGGAATTATCCAGAAGATGAGCTAGCTACCACAGCATCAAAAATTGTACAAAATGTTGAAATATTTGACTATTAG